A region of the Myxococcus stipitatus DSM 14675 genome:
TCCAGGTTGGTGCGTACCTGCTCCAGGACGACGTCCTGGTCGAAGTAGGTGACCTGGGTCGTCGGCGTGGCCCGCGCGAACGCCGCGCCCCACACCCCCGAGCCCGTGCCGATGTCCAACACCTGGGCGCGCTCCAGGGGGCGGACCTGCGCGAGCGTCTCGACGGCCTTGCGACCGAGCTGGAAGTGCGTGGCGAACACCGCGGTGATCTGCTGCGAGTTGTCCGCGTAGAAGCGCCGGCTCGTCTCCGGGTCCTTCAGGTCCAGGATGAAGTGCTCCGTGCGCACCGTCTCATCCAGCCGCCCCAGGGCCTCCCAGTAGCGCGACGACACGGAGAGCGCGCGGACCAGGTAGGCCAGCGCCTTGCCCTCCAGCAGGGGGCGCGCGTCCGCCGTGAGGTCCCAGACACCGGCCTCTTCGCGCACGAGCCCCAGCGTCGCCATCACCTCCAGCACCACACGCAGGCCCTCCACGCTCAGCTTCGTGGTCTCGCCAAGCCGCGTCAGGGATTGGGGGCCGGAGGCGAGCGCGTCCAGGACACCCAGCCGTCCGACGGTGATGAGCAACTGCGTGCGTGCGGCGCCTCGCGCGAAGCGGTCGAAGAAGTCCTCGGCCTCGGCCGAAGTGGAGACCTTGGTCGGGTCGAGGAACAACTCCCGGTAGTGCCCGAGGACGTCCCACGAGTCCGCGTCCTCCACCACGGGGCCTCCCTGTTGGAGCGCCTCGTCGAGCCGCCCCATCGGGTGCCACCAGGGGCGCTCCGCCTGGAGCCTCGCGTGGAATCCCGC
Encoded here:
- a CDS encoding class I SAM-dependent methyltransferase, which encodes MPTSSSPSLAQSLHIWARNASNESALLRASLSLGLFQALPREPTSAPLSVEALAHQLGASVRGTRALLELLLCMGLVRMDDARGYTLSSSIAALLDDAGFHARLQAERPWWHPMGRLDEALQQGGPVVEDADSWDVLGHYRELFLDPTKVSTSAEAEDFFDRFARGAARTQLLITVGRLGVLDALASGPQSLTRLGETTKLSVEGLRVVLEVMATLGLVREEAGVWDLTADARPLLEGKALAYLVRALSVSSRYWEALGRLDETVRTEHFILDLKDPETSRRFYADNSQQITAVFATHFQLGRKAVETLAQVRPLERAQVLDIGTGSGVWGAAFARATPTTQVTYFDQDVVLEQVRTNLERLKVAERARFWPGDLLTHDFGEQAFDVIVLPQVLNVLRPESLPGLFARVSRALKPDGVLLIAEYVLNERRDGPLEHLYFGLRRFMTNEGDLLSASEYAHLLKDVGLTASVCLPLPTQELILATRSGVPLPSRLAA